The Terriglobales bacterium genome has a segment encoding these proteins:
- a CDS encoding DUF1579 family protein — protein sequence MKRIAMVMSLVLLVAGLVLAQQKQSESKPAAKTAKPAKAAESKKAEAPALPKPSPEMEKLSKLMVGNWTTDEKFEASDFMSAGTGKGSESTRLGPGGLSLVSDYHSKNVMGEVHGHGMIWWDPKDQVFRNLWCDNVAPSGCELSGPGKWEGDNLVFHDETEMMGRKIVMKVTLTDLKPDSHTFTVDIAGENGEMQRSMTFKYTRKPAAAAKPAAKP from the coding sequence ATGAAACGGATCGCGATGGTGATGTCGCTGGTGCTGCTGGTGGCCGGCTTGGTCCTGGCGCAGCAGAAGCAGAGCGAGAGCAAGCCCGCCGCCAAGACGGCAAAGCCGGCCAAGGCCGCCGAAAGCAAGAAGGCGGAGGCGCCGGCGCTGCCCAAGCCGTCGCCGGAGATGGAGAAGCTCAGCAAGCTGATGGTGGGCAACTGGACGACCGACGAGAAGTTCGAGGCCAGCGACTTCATGTCCGCGGGCACGGGCAAGGGCAGCGAGAGCACGCGCCTGGGTCCGGGCGGACTCTCCCTGGTCTCGGATTACCACTCCAAGAACGTCATGGGCGAGGTGCACGGCCACGGCATGATCTGGTGGGACCCCAAAGACCAGGTCTTCCGCAACCTGTGGTGCGACAACGTGGCGCCCTCGGGCTGCGAGCTTTCCGGGCCAGGGAAGTGGGAGGGCGACAACCTGGTCTTCCACGATGAGACCGAGATGATGGGTCGCAAGATCGTGATGAAGGTCACGCTGACCGACCTGAAGCCCGACTCGCACACCTTCACCGTCGACATCGCGGGCGAGAACGGCGAGATGCAGCGCAGCATGACCTTCAAGTACACGCGCAAGCCGGCGGCAGCGGCCAAGCCCGCGGCGAAGCCCTGA